In Desulfuromonas acetexigens, the genomic stretch CATAAAAGCGCCGCGCGCCGTAGGTCCGGGCGCTGCGGGCAATATCGTGAAGATCGAGGTTGGTCACGGCGGAAACGACCCGATCCCCCCGCCGATCAAGCACCGGCGCATGGACCAGGGCGACCGCCAGCGGCTGCCCGCTCACGGCGTGCGCTCTCCGGACTCATCCCGCAGGCACGCGAGAAAAGCCTGATCCGCCTTGCTCAGAAAGGCTTTGCCCAGCAGTTCCGGGCGCCGCTCTAGTGTCCGGCGCAACTGCTGCTGGCGACGCCAGCGGGCAATCTCGCTATGGTTCCCGGACAACAAGACATCGGGAACCCGCTCCCCTTCGAACTCCACCGGTCGGGTATAGTGGGGATATTCGAGCAGGCCGTCAGAAAAGGAGTCGCTTTCGGCACTACCGCTGTTTCCCAGCACCCCCGGCAGAAGCCGGGCAATGGCGTCGATCATGACCATCGCCGCCAGCTCCCCCCCGGTGAGAACGAAATCCCCCAGGGAGTATTCGGCATCGACCCGGGAACGGATGCGCTCGTCGAAACCTTCGTAGCGGCCGCATACCAAAATCAGCCCCGGGTCCCGCGCCAACTTTTGAGCTTCCGCCTGACAAAAAGGCCGGCCCTGAGGAGACATGAGCAATACCCGAGAGCCCGGTGCGCGCTGACGCAATGCATCCAAGGCGCGGCAGACCGGTTCCGGCTTCATCACCATGCCGTCACCGCCGCCATAGGGGGTGTCGTCCACCACCTTATGCCGACCCTCGGCCCAGTCCCGCAGGTTATGCGCGTGCAGGGTAATCAGTCCCTTATCGATCGCCTTACCGAGAACACTTTCGGCGAAAGGCGAGACGAACATCTCGGGGAAGAGCGTCAGGACATCAAAGATCATCGACTTCGGCTACCAGGCCTTGCGGCAGGTCAACGCTCATGACGCCTGCGTCCAGATCGATATCGAGCACAAATCGACCAACCGCCGGGATCAGCACCTCGCCAAAGCGACCGTTCACCACATAAAGGTCATGGGCGCCGGTGGCAAGCAGATCGTCCAGTTGCCCCAGCTCCCCTCGCTGGCGATCAATGACCCGAAGCCCCTGCAACTGATGCCAGTAATGCTCGTCATCAGCCAATTCCGGCAGGTCTTCGTAAAGCATGCGCACTTCCCGACCGACCAGACCTTCGACCGCGTCGATGTGCTCCATGCCATGCAGCCGCAAGAGATAGTTCCCCTTATGCGCAACGACACGCAGAGGAACAACCGGCAACTGGTGCCCTTTCCGGTCCACGAGCAGAAGTCGGCTCGCGGAAACCAGGGCGTCGGAGTCGGCCGTCAAGGGCCGCACCTTGAGGTCGCCACGCAACCCATGCACCGCGACGATCGCACCGACCGCAAACCACTCGGAGGATTTATCCGTCATTGCGTACAAAGCAGCCGTCGAAGCCGGTTAAACAAAAGAGGCGGCGACAGGCACAAATCAGGCGCCGGCAGGAGCCTTGAACTTCGCCCAGATCCCTTGGCCGCGCAGCAACTGGCGCACAGTTTCGGTCGGTTGCGCCCCCTGCTTCAGCCATGCCAGAGTCTTTTCCTCGTCAAGCTTGACCATCGGCGGATTCTGCTTGGGATCGTACTGGCCGAGGTTTTCGACAAAACGGCCATCGCGGGGGCAACGCTCATCGGCAACCACAACTTGATAAAAAGGCTTTTTCTTGGCGCCACCACGGGCGAGTCTGATCTTAACCGCCATCTTTTTCCTCCTGGTACTGAACGGATTTTCCGTTTTTGGTTGATTGGGTCTATCTATGGATATCTTGATCGCGCCGTCGCCGGTCGCGAAATTGAATTAGAAAGGGAGACCGCCGCCCCGTCCCATCAGCCCTTTGAGACCCTTCGGCCCGAGCTGCTGCATTTTCTTCATGACCTTCTGCGCTTCGGTGAAACGCTTGAGCAACTGATTCACATCCTGCACCTTGGTGCCGCTGCCATTGGCGATGCGCACACGGCGGGAACCATTGATCAACTTATGGTTGCGCCGTTCCTCCGGGGTCATGGAGTTGATGATCGCCTCGATCTTGTTCATCTCTTTATCGGGAAGCTGCGATCCCTGGGCCTGCTTGAGAGCCTTGCCGACACCGGGGATGAGCTTGAGCATCGAGTCCAGGGAACCCATCTTCTTGATGGACTGCATCTGGTCACGGAAGGTTTCCAGAGTGAAGCCCTCCTTGCGCAGCCGCTGTTCCATGGCGGCGGCGTCGTCCCGACTGATGGCGGCCTCGGCCTTCTCGATAAGGGAGAGAACATCGCCCATGCCGAGAATGCGCTGCGCCATGCGATCGGGATGGAAAACCTCGAGAGCATCCATCTTCTCGCCGAGGCCGACGAGTTTGATCGGCTTGCCGGTCACCGCGCGGATCGACAGGGCAGCGCCGCCACGAGCGTCGCCGTCGAGTTTGGTCAGGATCACACCGGTCAAACTCAGCTGCTCATCAAAACTGGCAGCGACGTTGACCGCGTCTTGGCCGGTCATGGCGTCGGCGACCAGGAGAATTTCCTTGGGCGCGAGGGACTCCTTGATCCGAACCAACTCGCCCATGAGCGTCGCATCGATGTGCAGGCGTCCGGCGGTGTCGAGGATCAGGGTATCGTAACCATTGAGCTCGGCAAAACGGCGTGCCGCCTCGCAGATCGCCACGGGATCCTGGTCGGGCTGGCTATCGTAAACAGGAATGTCGAGTTGCCGGCCCACCGTCTTGAGCTGATCGATGGCCGCCGGGCGATAGACATCCGCCGGGACCAGCAGGGGATTGCGCTTGTCGCGGCGCAGCTTGAGCGCCAGCTTACCGCAGCTAGTGGTCTTACCGGCCCCTTGCAGACCGCAGAGCATTACCGCCACCGGCGGACGCCCCCCGAAGTCGAGACGGTTGTCTTCCCCTTCGCCCATCAGGCGGCCGAGTTCGTCGCGCACCACCTTGATGACTTGCTGCGCCGGGGTCAGGCTCTTGAGGACATCCTGCCCAACTGCCCGCTCCCGAACCGCCTCAACAAAATCCTTGACCACCTTGAAGTTGACGTCGGCTTCAAGCAGAACCAAACGCACTTCACGCAGGGCCTCCTTGATATTCTCCTCGGTCAGCCGCCCGTGTCCGCGCAGCTTCTTGAAAATCGAGTCGAACTTTTCGGTAAGATTGTCGAGCATGCAAAAGGTCACAATCGGGATTGGGGGGAACGCCGAAATGGGGACTATAGTTGAAGCCCGGTTTTTCTGTCAAGGAAAAACTCTGGGCGCTGCGAGGGCTTTTTACGGGGATTGTCGGTGAAAAGCGCCGTCCTGGAAGAGGTAGAGTTCTTCGGGAAGCAACTGCTCTCGCTCCAGCACCGCCTCCACCTCCTGGCGGGACAGGACGGAATAGCGAATGGCCAGACCGCAATCGGAGCTGAGCCGGCGTGGGACGGGAATCAGCAGAATGTCGACGCGGGCCTGCTTCAGCACCTTCTCGGCCTTCATGACCCGATGAATAGAATGAAAGATGGCCACCAGATCATCGTTACGAACCATGCCCGCAAAACCTCCCGTACCTAAGAGATAGAAAATCGGCAGATCATGCCACGAGCCAACAAGGGATGCAACAGCGGGAAACGCCACTTCTCGCACGCACTCCACTTCAGCGTAAAGGCAAGTCACGAACGTGCATTCGCGCACATAGAAAGGGACCAAAAGCCCCTTGTTTCACACCCCTGCCTGTGATAACTTTCGCAATACTGAAAAGCCAAGCAAGATAAACCGCGACCACGGGCACGACGCCCGCAAGACCAACCCCATTGGAGGAAAAACCGTGAAAAAACACCTTTTCTACCTGTCCATCGGAGCCCTGGCCCTGACCTTGGCAGCCGGCTGCAAAAACGAAGCCCCGAAAAGCGCCGAGGCGCCCCAGGCCCAGGCCGAGACGCCGGCCCCTCCGGCCTCACAGGCCAAAACCGGCACCGTCGTGGAAACCATGAATGCCGCCGGTTATACCTACGTTCAGGTCGATACCGGCAGCGAGAAGATCTGGGCGGCGGCTCCCGAGTTTCAGGTCAAGGTTGGCGACAGCGTCGCCGTTCCGGAAGGCATGCCGATGCCCAACTATCACAGCAAGACCCTGAATCGCGATTTCGACATGGTCTACTTCGTCCCGGCCGTCATGGTCGGCGGCGCTGAAGGGATGGCTGCCGTTGCCGCCCCCGCGACCGGAGAAATGCCCAGCGGGCATCCGCCGATCAGCGCGACCAAGGCCGAGGATGTTGACCTGAGCGGCCTTGCCAAGGCCGAAGGCGGCAAGAGTATCGAAGAGATCTACACCGGCAAAGCCGAACTCGCCGGCAAGGAAGTCACCGTGCGCGGCAAAGTGGTCAAGTTCAGCCCGGACATCATGGGCAAAAACTGGATTCACCTGCAGGACGGCACCGGCGGCGAGGGGACGAACGACCTGACCATCACCACCAACGTCACCGCGAATGTCGGCGACACCGTTTTGGTCAGCGGCGTTCTCACCGCCGACAAGGACTTCGGCCACGGCTACCAGTATGACCTGATCATCGAGGATGGCAAGGTTACCGTCGAGTAAGCGGCCAACGGCTTCGTCGAAAAGCCCCTGGTCTTAAGCCAGGGGCTTTTTTTATCCGCGCCCACCCCGCCTGTTACTCATCCGCCGAGGGGAGTTCCGCTATGACCCGGCTGATCATCTTTCTGACGATTTTTCTCTCCATCTACGGCGCTATGCATCTGCTCGCCTACCTCGGCATGCGCCCCCTGCTTGTAAAACGGGAGCATATCCGCCGCCCGGTCCTCTTCTTCATGCTGCTGATGATCGCCGCGCCGATCCTGGTGCGCCTTCTCGAACGTCTC encodes the following:
- the trmD gene encoding tRNA (guanosine(37)-N1)-methyltransferase TrmD, with the protein product MIFDVLTLFPEMFVSPFAESVLGKAIDKGLITLHAHNLRDWAEGRHKVVDDTPYGGGDGMVMKPEPVCRALDALRQRAPGSRVLLMSPQGRPFCQAEAQKLARDPGLILVCGRYEGFDERIRSRVDAEYSLGDFVLTGGELAAMVMIDAIARLLPGVLGNSGSAESDSFSDGLLEYPHYTRPVEFEGERVPDVLLSGNHSEIARWRRQQQLRRTLERRPELLGKAFLSKADQAFLACLRDESGERTP
- the rimM gene encoding ribosome maturation factor RimM (Essential for efficient processing of 16S rRNA), which encodes MTDKSSEWFAVGAIVAVHGLRGDLKVRPLTADSDALVSASRLLLVDRKGHQLPVVPLRVVAHKGNYLLRLHGMEHIDAVEGLVGREVRMLYEDLPELADDEHYWHQLQGLRVIDRQRGELGQLDDLLATGAHDLYVVNGRFGEVLIPAVGRFVLDIDLDAGVMSVDLPQGLVAEVDDL
- the rpsP gene encoding 30S ribosomal protein S16, producing the protein MAVKIRLARGGAKKKPFYQVVVADERCPRDGRFVENLGQYDPKQNPPMVKLDEEKTLAWLKQGAQPTETVRQLLRGQGIWAKFKAPAGA
- the ffh gene encoding signal recognition particle protein, whose protein sequence is MLDNLTEKFDSIFKKLRGHGRLTEENIKEALREVRLVLLEADVNFKVVKDFVEAVRERAVGQDVLKSLTPAQQVIKVVRDELGRLMGEGEDNRLDFGGRPPVAVMLCGLQGAGKTTSCGKLALKLRRDKRNPLLVPADVYRPAAIDQLKTVGRQLDIPVYDSQPDQDPVAICEAARRFAELNGYDTLILDTAGRLHIDATLMGELVRIKESLAPKEILLVADAMTGQDAVNVAASFDEQLSLTGVILTKLDGDARGGAALSIRAVTGKPIKLVGLGEKMDALEVFHPDRMAQRILGMGDVLSLIEKAEAAISRDDAAAMEQRLRKEGFTLETFRDQMQSIKKMGSLDSMLKLIPGVGKALKQAQGSQLPDKEMNKIEAIINSMTPEERRNHKLINGSRRVRIANGSGTKVQDVNQLLKRFTEAQKVMKKMQQLGPKGLKGLMGRGGGLPF
- a CDS encoding DUF3343 domain-containing protein, whose product is MVRNDDLVAIFHSIHRVMKAEKVLKQARVDILLIPVPRRLSSDCGLAIRYSVLSRQEVEAVLEREQLLPEELYLFQDGAFHRQSP